The sequence below is a genomic window from Methylotuvimicrobium sp. KM2.
GACGATCAGCAAGGCGCAAAAGATGCCTATACTCACCATCGCAATCAGCATCTTTTTGCTTTCTTCCGAAGAATTGCTTTGACTCGATACAGGGTGATTGGCATTCATGGTTTTACCTTTCAGGTCCCGTAAACTTTAGGACGGATGAGTCGGTCGATGTGAGGCGATAGCGCATTTCCCAATAAAATGGCATACATCACGCCCTCGGGCAAACCGCCCCAAATCCGAATAACGACGACCAGCAGCCCAATGAAGACGCCATAAATCACGACGCCCAATGGGGTTATCGGGGAACCTACCATATCGGTGGCCATGAATACCGCGCCAAGCATCAATCCGCCGGAGAAAAGCATAAATTCCGGAGAAGGGTAGATTTCCGAATTAATCCAATACAAAATGCCGCTCAAAACATAAACAGAGCCTAAAATAGCGACAGGAATGCGCCAGTTCATCATCTTGCGGGCAATCAAATAGAGTCCGCCCAATGCGATCAACACGGACGATGTTTCTCCGATCGATCCGCTGACAAGCCCCAAGGCCAAATCCGCGCTTTCGATCGTGACATGATCGAACTTAAAGGCGGAAAGCGGCGTGGCGCCCGATATGCCGTCGACGACTGGTTTTGCAAACGGAAAGGCAAGGACCGATTCGGACACGCGGGTAAATCTGTCCGCCAAAAAAGCCGGATGCCAAGTCGTGATCGCGACTGGAAAGGCGGCTTGTAGAATGGCTCTTCCGACCAAAGCCGGGTTAAAGGCATTGTAGCCCAGGCCGCCAAAAACGAATTTGCCCAAGGCAATCGCCAATACGCCGCCGATGAAGGTCATCCATAATGGAAAAATCGGCGGTAACGTCAATCCCAACAGTAAACCGGTAATCACCGCC
It includes:
- a CDS encoding RnfABCDGE type electron transport complex subunit D, with the translated sequence MFSKTLRISSSPHINKGVGVDVIMRNVIYALLPVTGFAIYAFGLNALLVIATALIACVLTEHLLCRLSNRPSTVADGSAVITGLLLGLTLPPIFPLWMTFIGGVLAIALGKFVFGGLGYNAFNPALVGRAILQAAFPVAITTWHPAFLADRFTRVSESVLAFPFAKPVVDGISGATPLSAFKFDHVTIESADLALGLVSGSIGETSSVLIALGGLYLIARKMMNWRIPVAILGSVYVLSGILYWINSEIYPSPEFMLFSGGLMLGAVFMATDMVGSPITPLGVVIYGVFIGLLVVVIRIWGGLPEGVMYAILLGNALSPHIDRLIRPKVYGT